The proteins below are encoded in one region of Ereboglobus luteus:
- the rplM gene encoding 50S ribosomal protein L13: protein MKTFLAKKETVQPKWYLIDADGLVLGRLAVKVANIIRGRHKATYTPHVDTGDYVVVINAEKVALTGKKDEQNEYMFFSGYVGGESYRSLAQMREQKPEFIITHAVKGMLPKNRLAAQMLKKLRVFKGPKHTHEAQNPVTITLK from the coding sequence ATGAAAACGTTCCTCGCCAAGAAAGAGACAGTGCAGCCCAAGTGGTATCTCATCGATGCCGACGGGCTCGTGCTCGGCCGTCTCGCAGTTAAAGTCGCCAATATTATTCGCGGCCGTCACAAGGCCACCTACACTCCGCATGTTGATACCGGCGATTACGTTGTGGTTATCAATGCCGAGAAAGTTGCGCTCACCGGCAAAAAGGACGAGCAAAACGAATACATGTTCTTCTCCGGCTACGTCGGCGGCGAAAGCTACCGCTCCCTCGCCCAGATGCGCGAGCAGAAGCCCGAGTTCATCATCACACACGCCGTCAAGGGCATGCTCCCGAAAAACCGCCTCGCGGCCCAGATGCTCAAGAAACTGCGCGTCTTCAAAGGTCCGAAGCACACGCACGAGGCGCAAAACCCCGTCACGATCACTCTCAAATAA
- the rpsI gene encoding 30S ribosomal protein S9, which yields MSEKVIHLGTGRRKTSVARVRLSEGTGKFVVNELEYDKYFPHETFSKAACAPLLVAEMRDKVDVTVLVDGGGVSGQAGAVAHGIARALQKLNPELRPALKKAGHIRRDPREKERKKAGQPGARKRYQFSKR from the coding sequence ATGAGCGAAAAAGTCATTCACCTCGGCACTGGCCGTCGCAAAACCTCGGTCGCCCGCGTCCGCCTCTCCGAAGGCACGGGCAAGTTCGTCGTCAACGAACTCGAATACGACAAGTATTTCCCGCACGAAACCTTCTCCAAGGCCGCCTGCGCCCCCTTGCTCGTCGCCGAGATGCGCGACAAGGTTGACGTGACCGTCCTCGTTGACGGCGGCGGTGTTTCCGGCCAGGCCGGAGCCGTTGCGCACGGCATCGCCCGCGCCCTCCAGAAGCTCAATCCCGAGCTTCGTCCCGCGCTCAAGAAGGCCGGCCACATCCGCCGCGACCCGCGCGAGAAAGAGCGTAAGAAAGCCGGCCAGCCCGGCGCCCGCAAGCGCTACCAGTTCTCGAAGCGCTAA